Proteins from a single region of Strix aluco isolate bStrAlu1 chromosome 18, bStrAlu1.hap1, whole genome shotgun sequence:
- the VPS29 gene encoding vacuolar protein sorting-associated protein 29 isoform X1, producing the protein MKSFKGKWPQFSQLVLVLGDLHIPHRCNSLPAKFKKLLVPGKIQHILCTGNLCTKDTYDYLKTLAGDVHVVRGDFDENLNYPEQKVVTVGQFKIGLIHGHQVIPWGDMASLALLQRQFDVDILISGHTHKFEAFEHENKFYINPGSATGAYHALENNIIPSFVLMDIQASTVVTYVYQLIGDDVKVERIEYKKS; encoded by the exons ATGAAGAGTTTTAAAGGGAAGTGGCCACAGTTTAGCCAG TTGGTGTTAGTATTAGGAGATCTTCACATTCCACATCGATGCAACAGCCTCCCAGCCAAATTCAAAAAGCTGCTGGTTCCAGGAAAGATCCAACACATCCTCTGCACAGGAAACCTATGCACCAAGGACACTTATGACTACCTCAAGACTCTGGCTGGGGATGTTCATGTTGTCAGAGGGGACTTTGATGAG aacCTGAATTATCCTGAACAGAAAGTTGTAACTGTTGGACAGTTCAAAATTGGGCTGATTCATGGCCATCAGGTTATTCCTTGGGGTGATATGGCCAGCCTGGCACTGCTACAAAGGCAGTTTGATGTGGACATCCTAATTTCAGGACATACACACAAATTTGAGGCATTTGAACATGAAAACAAGTTCTATATCAATCCAGGATCAGCTACAGGAGCCTATCATGCCTTAGAGAA caACATCATTCCTTCCTTTGTGCTGATGGATATCCAGGCTTCTACAGTAGTTACATATGTCTATCAACTAATTGGAGATGATGTGAAAGTAGAAAGAATTGAGTacaaaaaatcttaa
- the VPS29 gene encoding vacuolar protein sorting-associated protein 29 isoform X2 yields MLVLVLGDLHIPHRCNSLPAKFKKLLVPGKIQHILCTGNLCTKDTYDYLKTLAGDVHVVRGDFDENLNYPEQKVVTVGQFKIGLIHGHQVIPWGDMASLALLQRQFDVDILISGHTHKFEAFEHENKFYINPGSATGAYHALENNIIPSFVLMDIQASTVVTYVYQLIGDDVKVERIEYKKS; encoded by the exons TTGGTGTTAGTATTAGGAGATCTTCACATTCCACATCGATGCAACAGCCTCCCAGCCAAATTCAAAAAGCTGCTGGTTCCAGGAAAGATCCAACACATCCTCTGCACAGGAAACCTATGCACCAAGGACACTTATGACTACCTCAAGACTCTGGCTGGGGATGTTCATGTTGTCAGAGGGGACTTTGATGAG aacCTGAATTATCCTGAACAGAAAGTTGTAACTGTTGGACAGTTCAAAATTGGGCTGATTCATGGCCATCAGGTTATTCCTTGGGGTGATATGGCCAGCCTGGCACTGCTACAAAGGCAGTTTGATGTGGACATCCTAATTTCAGGACATACACACAAATTTGAGGCATTTGAACATGAAAACAAGTTCTATATCAATCCAGGATCAGCTACAGGAGCCTATCATGCCTTAGAGAA caACATCATTCCTTCCTTTGTGCTGATGGATATCCAGGCTTCTACAGTAGTTACATATGTCTATCAACTAATTGGAGATGATGTGAAAGTAGAAAGAATTGAGTacaaaaaatcttaa